A part of Scleropages formosus chromosome 3, fSclFor1.1, whole genome shotgun sequence genomic DNA contains:
- the pvalb6 gene encoding parvalbumin 6, protein MAMNDILKADDIKKALEAFKAVDTFDHKKFFEMVGLKAKSADDVKKAFVALDRDNSGFIEEEELKFVLKGFATDGRDLTDKETKAFLKAADKDGDGKIGMDEFIALVLE, encoded by the exons ATGGCGATGAATGACATCCTGAAAGCTGATGACATTAAGAAGGCCCTTGAGGCTTTCAAAG CTGTGGACACTTTTGACCACAAGAAGTTCTTTGAAATGGTTGGTCTGAAGGCCAAGTCTGCTGATGATGTGAAGAAGGCCTTTGTGGCACTGGACCGTGACAACAGTGGCTTcattgaggaggaggagctgaa ATTTGTACTGAAAGGGTTTGCCACGGACGGCAGAGACTTGACCGATAAAGAAACCAAAGCCTTCCTGAAAGCGGCCGACAAGGATGGAGATGGGAAGATTGGCATGGACG